One window of Leptotrichia sp. oral taxon 498 genomic DNA carries:
- the gltS gene encoding sodium/glutamate symporter codes for MKLDMIQTIGLSVILLLIGMKLRKKVKFFEKYCIPSPVIGGFLFSIISFILRQTGIVEISFDDTLQKFFMIMFFTSVGFNASLKLLKKGGKQVLIFLFVAIGLCILQNVVPILLSGLVGLKPLLALMTGSVAMTGGHGTSAAVAPEIEKMGYTGAKAIAIASATYGLIAGSMLGGPIASRLIKKHKLLPEHITKENAEKDIDEEVLKKQRPYLDGERFSMAFFYILIAMGIGSYLSLFINFLLPAMKFPVYIGPMIVAAIIRNISDNVESLHAPTKEISILEDISLSLFLAMALMSLRLWDLIDLAGPVIILLLAQTLLIYLYLNFVTFKTMGSNYDAAVIVSGHCGFGMGATPNGISNMKAITEKYTYSKIAFFVIPIVGSLFIDFANISVITFFEVTLKRLAM; via the coding sequence ATGAAACTTGATATGATTCAAACGATAGGTCTATCGGTTATTTTACTACTTATTGGGATGAAATTGAGAAAAAAAGTAAAATTTTTTGAAAAATACTGTATACCTTCACCGGTTATTGGTGGATTTTTATTTTCAATCATCTCTTTTATTTTGCGTCAGACAGGAATTGTAGAAATTAGTTTTGACGACACGCTTCAAAAATTTTTTATGATAATGTTTTTTACAAGTGTAGGATTTAACGCAAGTTTAAAATTATTAAAAAAAGGTGGAAAACAGGTGCTTATATTTTTATTCGTGGCAATAGGACTTTGTATACTACAAAATGTCGTGCCGATTTTGCTTTCAGGATTAGTTGGATTAAAACCGCTTCTTGCACTTATGACAGGTTCTGTAGCAATGACAGGAGGACACGGTACTTCTGCAGCTGTTGCACCTGAAATAGAAAAAATGGGGTATACAGGAGCAAAGGCGATAGCAATAGCTTCAGCAACTTATGGACTTATTGCAGGTTCAATGCTAGGCGGCCCAATTGCAAGCCGTCTTATTAAAAAGCACAAATTGCTTCCTGAACATATAACAAAAGAAAATGCTGAAAAAGATATAGATGAAGAAGTTCTAAAAAAACAAAGACCATATCTTGACGGAGAAAGATTTTCAATGGCATTTTTTTACATCTTAATTGCCATGGGAATTGGTTCATATTTGTCACTTTTCATAAATTTTTTGCTTCCAGCAATGAAATTTCCAGTTTATATTGGACCTATGATTGTTGCAGCAATAATTAGAAATATTTCTGACAATGTGGAATCACTTCATGCTCCAACAAAAGAAATTAGCATCTTGGAAGATATTTCCTTAAGTTTATTTTTAGCGATGGCATTAATGTCACTTAGATTATGGGATTTAATAGATTTAGCAGGTCCTGTAATTATACTTTTACTAGCTCAAACTCTGCTTATTTATTTATATCTAAATTTTGTGACATTCAAAACCATGGGTTCAAATTACGACGCAGCTGTAATTGTTTCTGGACATTGCGGATTTGGAATGGGAGCTACTCCTAACGGAATTTCAAATATGAAAGCGATTACAGAAAAATACACTTATTCAAAAATAGCGTTTTTTGTAATTCCAATAGTTGGTTCACTTTTTATAGATTTTGCAAATATAAGTGTAATTACTTTTTTTGAAGTTACGCTAAAAAGACTGGCTATGTAA
- the argC gene encoding N-acetyl-gamma-glutamyl-phosphate reductase codes for MIKAGIVGATGYAGQQLLWILNNHKEVKVEFISSHSFAGENIGNIYKNYKKYFEKKLISLEEIKENLDKIDVLFLALPHGMSEKITKSALENNVKVIDLGADFRLDDSEIYEKWYKVKHNYPEINKNAVYGLPELYKEKIKNTKVVASPGCYPTSAILGVAPLLKNGIIDTKKIVVDSKSGVSGAGRSAKLDLIYAEVNENFKAYNVLKHRHTPEIKQEMDKLANGNINLVFTPHLLPINRGILSTIYLDVKDEFKESLTEEKIYEIYNEFYKNEYFVRVTENLPEIKNVKNSNICEIGVRYDKEFGNIVVVSAIDNLIKGAGGQAVQSMNILFGFEENEGLEFLSMYL; via the coding sequence ATGATAAAAGCAGGAATTGTAGGAGCAACAGGGTATGCAGGACAGCAGTTATTATGGATTTTAAATAATCACAAAGAAGTGAAAGTGGAATTTATTTCATCGCATTCATTTGCAGGAGAGAATATTGGAAATATTTATAAAAATTATAAAAAATATTTTGAAAAAAAATTGATTTCGTTGGAAGAAATTAAAGAAAATCTGGATAAAATAGATGTACTATTTTTAGCACTGCCTCATGGAATGTCAGAAAAGATAACAAAATCAGCGCTTGAAAATAATGTAAAAGTTATAGATTTGGGAGCAGATTTTAGATTAGATGATTCAGAAATTTATGAAAAATGGTATAAAGTGAAACATAATTATCCAGAAATCAATAAAAATGCGGTTTATGGTCTTCCAGAACTTTATAAGGAAAAAATTAAAAATACGAAAGTTGTGGCTTCACCTGGATGTTATCCCACTTCTGCTATTTTAGGCGTGGCACCGTTATTAAAAAATGGAATTATTGATACGAAAAAAATTGTTGTTGACTCAAAGTCAGGAGTTTCAGGGGCTGGAAGAAGTGCTAAATTGGATTTGATTTATGCTGAAGTAAATGAAAATTTTAAGGCTTATAATGTTTTGAAGCATAGACATACACCTGAAATAAAGCAAGAGATGGATAAATTAGCGAATGGGAATATTAATTTAGTATTTACTCCGCATTTGTTGCCGATAAATAGAGGGATTCTTTCGACAATTTATTTAGATGTGAAGGATGAATTTAAGGAAAGTTTGACGGAAGAAAAAATTTATGAAATTTATAATGAATTTTATAAAAATGAGTATTTTGTGAGAGTTACTGAAAATTTGCCAGAGATAAAAAATGTGAAAAATAGTAATATTTGTGAGATTGGGGTTCGATATGACAAGGAATTTGGGAACATCGTTGTAGTATCAGCAATTGATAATTTGATAAAAGGGGCTGGTGGACAGGCGGTTCAGAGTATGAACATTTTATTTGGATTTGAAGAAAATGAAGGATTGGAATTTTTGTCGATGTATTTATAA
- the gmhA gene encoding D-sedoheptulose 7-phosphate isomerase, which produces MLKGNIKNSYLTAYKTVKNFVENDENIEKTVKISEELAAAYRDGKKSLIAGNGGSNCDAMHFAEEFTGRFRSDRRALPSISISDSSHITCVGNDFGFNFIFAKGVEAFSQEGDFFFGISTSGNSQNIIEAMKVAKEKGLKTVALLGKDGGKLKGVCDYEFIIPGETSDRIQEVHMMILHIIIEGVERILFPENY; this is translated from the coding sequence ATGTTAAAAGGAAATATAAAAAATTCATATTTAACAGCTTACAAAACTGTCAAAAATTTTGTGGAAAATGACGAGAATATTGAAAAAACGGTTAAAATTTCAGAAGAGTTGGCAGCTGCTTACAGAGATGGAAAAAAGTCGTTGATTGCTGGAAATGGTGGAAGTAATTGTGATGCCATGCATTTTGCAGAAGAATTTACAGGAAGATTTAGAAGTGATAGACGTGCTTTGCCGTCGATTAGCATAAGTGACAGTTCACACATCACCTGTGTTGGAAATGATTTTGGATTTAATTTTATTTTTGCAAAAGGAGTGGAAGCCTTTAGTCAAGAAGGAGATTTTTTCTTTGGAATCTCAACTTCAGGAAACTCTCAAAATATTATTGAAGCAATGAAAGTGGCAAAAGAAAAAGGTTTAAAAACAGTTGCACTTTTGGGAAAAGATGGCGGAAAATTAAAAGGTGTGTGTGATTATGAATTTATTATTCCAGGAGAAACTTCCGACAGAATTCAAGAAGTTCATATGATGATTTTACATATTATTATTGAAGGAGTGGAAAGAATTTTATTTCCAGAAAATTATTAA
- a CDS encoding carbonic anhydrase, which yields MFCTLICCMDGRFIHIINEYIRNNYKYNYVDTITDAGPVNKIVYEDYLKSVEDKVVLISVKKHKSDHIFIAGHSDCAGCPIDDETQKNYIIQASEKMHFDLPHEAVTGLFVYEDGKVEVLSDFKKN from the coding sequence ATGTTTTGCACATTAATCTGCTGTATGGACGGAAGATTTATTCATATTATAAATGAATATATAAGAAATAATTATAAATATAATTATGTAGATACAATTACAGATGCTGGACCTGTAAATAAAATTGTATACGAAGATTACTTAAAATCTGTGGAAGATAAAGTCGTTCTGATTTCTGTCAAAAAACATAAATCTGATCACATCTTCATCGCTGGACACAGTGACTGTGCAGGATGCCCAATAGACGATGAAACTCAAAAAAATTACATAATTCAAGCTTCAGAAAAAATGCATTTTGATTTGCCCCACGAAGCTGTGACTGGCTTATTTGTCTATGAAGACGGAAAAGTTGAAGTTTTATCTGATTTTAAGAAAAATTAG
- a CDS encoding M48 family metallopeptidase → MKTEKILGYEVHRKKVKNINLRIKENMEIYISAPENLHSDYIKNFLISKEKWIKNVLKKLEKIKEERKEKEYITGEIHNFLGQKYILTVKNGNFNRVALKNDKKNEIILTVYSDIFDNSEEKKKILEKWYFENAKKIFLELLKKWMEILNEDVKKFLIKPLNKKWGFCNYEKKYVALNVELIKRTPFEIEYVILHELAHLKYPNHGKGFYNYVEKYMPNYRNAEKMLNAKHHY, encoded by the coding sequence ATGAAAACTGAGAAAATATTGGGCTATGAAGTTCATAGAAAAAAAGTTAAAAATATAAATTTGAGAATAAAAGAAAATATGGAAATTTACATTTCCGCTCCAGAAAATTTGCACAGCGATTACATAAAAAACTTTTTGATTTCAAAAGAAAAATGGATAAAAAATGTCTTAAAAAAACTTGAAAAAATAAAAGAAGAACGAAAAGAAAAAGAATATATTACTGGGGAAATTCATAATTTTTTAGGTCAAAAATATATTTTAACTGTAAAAAATGGAAATTTCAATCGAGTGGCTTTAAAAAATGATAAAAAAAATGAAATTATTCTGACAGTCTACAGCGATATTTTTGACAATTCAGAAGAAAAAAAGAAAATTTTGGAAAAGTGGTATTTTGAAAATGCTAAAAAAATTTTTTTAGAATTATTGAAAAAATGGATGGAAATTTTGAACGAAGATGTAAAAAAATTTTTGATAAAGCCGCTAAATAAAAAATGGGGATTTTGCAATTATGAAAAAAAATATGTGGCTTTAAATGTGGAACTTATAAAACGAACTCCGTTTGAAATCGAATATGTAATTTTGCATGAACTTGCTCATTTAAAGTATCCCAATCACGGCAAAGGATTTTACAATTATGTTGAAAAATATATGCCAAATTATAGAAATGCTGAAAAAATGTTAAATGCAAAACATCATTATTAA
- a CDS encoding molybdopterin-binding protein has translation MKAEIICVGTELLVGDIVNTNSQYISKKFTDIGIDLYYQTTVGDNFERLKECLKIAFNRVDLVITTGGLGPTIDDITKEVVANYFNVDLEMIQKYYDLIIKKYNERGFFEVASGAEKEASILKGSVLLENEVGLAPGCFFEKNEKKIIILPGPPKEMTAMLDDYALPLLKKYSDSILLMKTLEIKGVPEGKIDDRLKDYFQMTNPTVAPYAKEKCVHVRVAVKGNRQKEDVLWGKVNKIINDIKDIYPQATEVK, from the coding sequence ATGAAAGCAGAAATTATTTGCGTGGGAACAGAACTACTTGTTGGAGATATCGTCAACACAAATTCACAATATATTTCCAAAAAATTTACAGATATAGGAATTGATTTATATTACCAAACTACTGTTGGAGATAATTTTGAAAGATTAAAAGAATGTCTTAAGATTGCATTTAACAGAGTGGATTTGGTCATTACAACTGGAGGACTTGGACCTACGATTGATGACATCACGAAAGAAGTTGTCGCCAATTATTTTAATGTTGACTTAGAAATGATACAAAAATATTATGATTTAATTATAAAAAAATACAACGAGCGTGGTTTTTTTGAAGTGGCAAGCGGCGCAGAAAAAGAAGCTTCAATTTTAAAAGGATCCGTTCTTCTGGAAAATGAAGTCGGTCTTGCGCCAGGATGTTTTTTTGAAAAAAATGAAAAAAAAATAATAATTTTACCTGGTCCGCCAAAAGAAATGACTGCTATGCTAGACGATTACGCATTGCCGCTTTTAAAGAAATATTCCGATTCAATTTTACTTATGAAAACTTTAGAGATAAAAGGCGTTCCTGAAGGGAAAATTGATGATAGATTAAAAGATTATTTTCAGATGACCAATCCAACAGTTGCACCATATGCCAAAGAAAAATGTGTGCATGTGAGAGTTGCTGTAAAAGGAAATAGACAAAAAGAAGATGTTTTATGGGGAAAAGTGAACAAAATAATAAATGACATAAAAGATATTTATCCACAGGCAACAGAAGTAAAATAA
- a CDS encoding glycoside hydrolase family 32 protein produces the protein MDFKQVKENEEKAVLKNKNVVDSDFWRQKYHIQGIVGLINDPNGFSQFNGEYHMFYQWNPLSTEHKNKTWAHSKSHDLLHWERCETALRPDTWYSKNGVYSGSGIVIDGKLYLFYTGNVKDAEGNRESYQCIAVSEDGEHFDRWEPSIVNHPDGYTRHIRDPKIWEKDGKYYAVLGIQSEKLEGKVVLYTSENIKDWKFEGEIAGANHGKLKDFGFMWECPDYFQLKDEKTGKIIDLLVASPQGLEPQGDLYNNKYQTGYFFGKLDYEKPEFEISSEFVEIDRGHDFYAPQSMEDNKGRRIVVGWMGVPEDEDFPTVKNEWIHCLTLPRELKVRDGKLYQEPISEMVSIRGEKMEFEGFIKGEKEIGKGKTYELIAKFNDISSDFGLKLRVGKDSETVVKFDFEDKKLVLDRSCGAQADKSVRKVFLGDRKDLELRIFVDNSSVEIFINNGEEVFSSRIFPSENADKIIVFAENETKVKLEKWEWQ, from the coding sequence ATGGATTTTAAGCAAGTGAAGGAAAATGAAGAAAAAGCTGTTTTAAAAAATAAAAATGTTGTTGACAGTGACTTTTGGCGACAAAAATATCATATTCAAGGAATTGTGGGACTTATAAATGATCCCAACGGATTTTCGCAGTTTAACGGAGAATATCATATGTTTTACCAATGGAATCCGCTTAGCACAGAGCATAAAAACAAAACTTGGGCTCACAGTAAAAGCCATGATTTACTTCATTGGGAAAGATGTGAAACTGCATTAAGACCTGATACTTGGTATTCAAAAAATGGAGTTTATTCTGGAAGTGGAATTGTGATTGATGGAAAACTTTATTTATTTTACACTGGAAATGTAAAAGATGCAGAAGGGAATAGAGAATCATACCAATGTATCGCAGTTTCAGAAGATGGAGAACATTTTGACAGATGGGAGCCAAGCATAGTAAACCATCCAGATGGATATACAAGACACATAAGAGATCCAAAAATTTGGGAAAAAGACGGAAAATATTATGCGGTTCTTGGAATTCAAAGTGAAAAATTGGAAGGAAAAGTTGTGCTTTACACTTCAGAAAATATAAAAGATTGGAAATTTGAAGGCGAAATTGCTGGAGCAAATCACGGAAAATTAAAAGACTTTGGATTTATGTGGGAATGTCCAGATTATTTTCAATTAAAAGATGAAAAAACTGGAAAAATCATCGATTTATTAGTAGCTTCGCCACAAGGATTAGAACCGCAAGGGGATTTATACAATAATAAATATCAGACAGGATATTTTTTTGGTAAATTGGATTATGAAAAACCAGAATTTGAAATTAGCTCGGAATTTGTGGAAATTGACAGAGGACACGATTTTTATGCACCACAATCAATGGAAGATAATAAAGGAAGAAGAATTGTTGTCGGATGGATGGGAGTTCCAGAAGATGAAGATTTTCCTACAGTTAAAAACGAATGGATACATTGCCTGACTTTGCCAAGAGAGTTGAAAGTGAGAGATGGAAAACTTTATCAAGAACCAATTTCTGAAATGGTTTCAATAAGAGGGGAGAAAATGGAATTTGAAGGTTTTATTAAAGGTGAAAAAGAGATTGGAAAAGGGAAAACTTATGAATTAATTGCCAAATTTAATGATATTTCTTCAGATTTTGGATTAAAATTGAGAGTTGGAAAAGATAGTGAAACTGTTGTGAAATTTGACTTTGAAGATAAAAAACTAGTTCTTGACAGAAGTTGCGGTGCACAAGCTGATAAGAGCGTAAGAAAAGTTTTTTTAGGCGACAGAAAAGATTTGGAACTTAGAATTTTTGTTGATAATTCTTCTGTTGAAATTTTTATAAATAATGGAGAAGAAGTGTTTTCTTCAAGAATTTTCCCTTCAGAAAATGCTGACAAAATCATTGTTTTTGCTGAAAATGAAACGAAAGTAAAACTTGAAAAATGGGAATGGCAATAA
- a CDS encoding LysR family transcriptional regulator yields the protein MDIHHLKIFFEACREKSFTKAAKKLYISQSAVSIQIKKLETKLDIQLIERNSKNFKLTFAGKELYRMSKDVFDKILRMETEMQRIAYYGKGKISIGATHNIGEPVLPKIMVEFKKKYPEIEFDLYIKNRESLMRHLKEGTVDVALMEEYFIEDKELKIIETEEYPFVVVAGTQIFDYEELKNLKLLKRDTILTNKYLDLFEKIIGFNLEDRIVINGSIETMKNMIKNGIGFAVLPYYSVYEEILRGTLKIVHSFEKWEEKFQIVYIKENSEKEGIEKFVNFVKDYKINGNYSDEKINDLIFKNFE from the coding sequence ATGGATATACATCATTTGAAAATTTTTTTTGAAGCATGTCGGGAAAAAAGCTTTACAAAAGCAGCAAAAAAACTGTATATTAGTCAATCAGCGGTGTCTATACAAATAAAAAAATTGGAAACAAAATTAGATATACAACTTATCGAAAGAAATTCAAAAAATTTTAAGTTGACATTTGCAGGAAAAGAACTGTATCGAATGTCTAAAGATGTCTTTGATAAAATTTTGCGAATGGAAACAGAGATGCAAAGAATTGCTTATTATGGCAAAGGAAAAATTTCAATTGGAGCAACTCACAATATTGGGGAACCGGTTTTACCTAAAATAATGGTTGAGTTTAAAAAGAAATATCCTGAAATAGAGTTTGACTTATATATAAAAAATAGAGAATCTCTTATGCGTCATTTGAAAGAAGGAACAGTTGATGTAGCTTTAATGGAAGAATATTTTATTGAAGATAAGGAACTGAAAATTATTGAAACTGAAGAATATCCATTCGTGGTTGTCGCAGGGACTCAGATTTTCGATTATGAAGAGTTAAAAAATTTAAAATTGTTAAAGCGAGATACAATACTTACAAATAAGTATTTGGATTTATTTGAGAAAATTATCGGTTTTAATTTAGAAGATCGAATTGTAATTAATGGAAGTATCGAAACGATGAAAAATATGATAAAAAATGGAATTGGATTTGCAGTGCTTCCTTATTACAGCGTTTATGAAGAAATACTTCGAGGAACATTAAAAATTGTTCATAGTTTTGAGAAATGGGAAGAAAAATTTCAAATTGTGTATATAAAAGAAAATAGCGAAAAAGAAGGAATTGAGAAATTTGTAAATTTTGTGAAAGATTATAAAATTAATGGGAATTATTCTGACGAAAAAATAAATGATCTGATATTTAAAAATTTTGAATAA
- a CDS encoding NUDIX domain-containing protein, with translation MQFNFSDDIKFIMQKLNANGSGFLVGGAIRDLILRRDPGDYDFATDIEYSTLKAIFSDYSPKEVGAHFGILMIHLNGVDYEIAKFRRETGVYNSRYPKEIKFVKKIEDDLSRRDFTINAMAYSQKTGVIDLFGGLKDLKNKTIKFVGNPKLRIEEDALRILRAFRFMAKLGFNLDKKTAEAICEKRKFLNKISHERIFDEFSKILIAPYAIKALKKMKSLKVLEFIIPEFRYTYNFDQNNPHHTDDLFHHIIKVVNLCDKDLITKFAALFHDLGKINTKSIDAKGIFHFYGHEKESALIAEEELRELRAPKEFINSVKKLILNHMLIYQEVSDKTLKKLIINFEEKNLKRLFDLFSADLNSKNINSKEENQKILDNFLQRIENLKKQGNIPSIKDLDLTGIDLINLKFENREIGKLKNELYELVLSDELKNEKEELIKYLAKKYDLCQNFKYENSCGAIVFNNKIKKFLIVKMFNGNWGFPKGHIEEYETQVETAKREVFEETGIEINIVSDKKYEIKYIPNETTIKKVTFFIGITENEEVTVDEQEIEAYKWCSYEEALKTITYRLQKEVLENSYKILKQKNLESLEN, from the coding sequence ATGCAATTTAATTTTAGTGACGACATAAAATTTATAATGCAAAAGTTAAATGCAAATGGAAGTGGATTTCTTGTCGGAGGAGCGATACGAGATTTAATCTTGCGTCGTGATCCCGGAGATTATGATTTTGCTACTGATATTGAATATTCAACGCTAAAGGCGATTTTTTCCGATTATTCACCAAAAGAAGTTGGCGCTCACTTTGGAATTTTGATGATTCATTTAAATGGCGTAGATTATGAAATTGCAAAATTTCGTCGTGAAACTGGAGTTTACAACAGCAGATACCCAAAAGAAATTAAATTTGTAAAAAAAATTGAAGATGACTTATCTCGTCGGGATTTTACGATAAATGCAATGGCATATAGCCAAAAAACTGGGGTTATTGATCTTTTTGGAGGTTTAAAAGACTTAAAAAATAAAACTATTAAATTTGTTGGAAATCCAAAGTTACGAATTGAAGAAGATGCGTTAAGAATTTTGAGAGCTTTCAGATTTATGGCAAAACTTGGGTTTAATCTTGATAAAAAGACAGCTGAAGCGATTTGTGAAAAAAGAAAATTTTTGAATAAAATTTCGCATGAGAGAATTTTTGATGAATTTAGTAAAATTTTGATTGCACCATATGCCATAAAAGCGTTAAAAAAGATGAAATCGCTAAAAGTTTTGGAATTTATAATTCCTGAATTTCGCTATACTTATAACTTTGACCAAAATAATCCACATCATACCGATGATTTATTTCATCACATAATTAAAGTTGTAAATCTTTGCGATAAAGACTTGATTACAAAATTTGCAGCGCTTTTTCATGATTTGGGAAAAATTAACACAAAAAGTATTGATGCAAAAGGGATTTTTCACTTTTATGGACACGAAAAGGAGAGCGCACTTATTGCTGAAGAAGAACTTAGGGAACTTAGAGCGCCAAAAGAGTTTATAAATTCTGTAAAAAAACTAATTTTAAATCATATGTTAATCTATCAAGAAGTTTCTGACAAAACTTTGAAAAAATTAATAATTAATTTTGAAGAAAAAAATTTAAAGCGGCTTTTTGATTTATTTTCTGCCGACTTAAATTCTAAAAATATAAATTCTAAAGAAGAAAATCAAAAAATTTTGGATAATTTTTTGCAAAGAATTGAAAATTTGAAAAAACAGGGAAATATTCCTAGCATTAAAGATTTGGATTTGACGGGAATTGACCTGATAAATTTGAAATTTGAAAATAGAGAAATTGGAAAACTAAAAAATGAATTGTATGAATTGGTTTTATCAGATGAATTAAAAAATGAAAAAGAGGAATTGATAAAATATTTAGCAAAAAAATATGATTTGTGTCAAAATTTTAAATATGAAAATTCTTGCGGTGCGATTGTTTTTAATAATAAAATTAAAAAATTTCTGATTGTGAAGATGTTTAATGGAAATTGGGGATTTCCCAAAGGTCACATCGAAGAATATGAAACTCAAGTTGAAACAGCAAAAAGAGAAGTTTTTGAAGAAACTGGAATTGAAATTAATATTGTTTCTGACAAAAAATATGAGATAAAATATATTCCGAATGAAACAACAATCAAAAAAGTTACATTTTTTATTGGAATAACGGAAAATGAAGAAGTGACGGTTGATGAGCAGGAAATTGAAGCATATAAATGGTGCTCTTATGAAGAAGCACTAAAAACAATAACTTATCGACTGCAAAAAGAAGTTTTGGAAAATTCTTACAAAATTTTGAAACAGAAAAATTTGGAAAGTTTGGAAAATTAA
- the rsmB gene encoding 16S rRNA (cytosine(967)-C(5))-methyltransferase RsmB, which produces MKDISYKYKTYKDKEIKKLINTEKNNIKLDIINLLDDILHEKKYSNIQINYYFSKNNYSKKEKLFVTNIVNIVIKNLIYIDYLIEKCTRNIKKRKIKQLLRISVAQLFFMDSDNSGVVFEAGEIAKIINSHQVGFVNATLQNVLKNKEKFDQEIPMDKKDGIVYSYPQWFVNKLKSDFPDDYLKIMKSYKKRSFLSVRYDKNKFTKEEFENLLKKIDTQILFSVEEVYYLSNANIFETENFKSGEIVVQDASSYLAVKNLEVSQDDVVLDACSAPGGKSLAILQLFNPQILISTDIHHHKIKILENLKNKYGYKNWKIELNDATKIENLDKKFDKILLDVPCSGLGVLRKKPEKIYELESNNFKSLKKIQKKIFESAFNSIKNGGEIIYSTCTFSKNENTNNVKYFLEKYKNLEIKEVAIPKNIKILKDEFGGVYISYENEYLDGFYIAKFKKVKKCDGD; this is translated from the coding sequence ATGAAAGACATAAGTTATAAATATAAAACATATAAAGATAAGGAAATAAAAAAATTGATTAATACTGAAAAAAATAATATAAAACTTGATATAATAAATCTTTTGGATGATATTTTGCATGAAAAAAAATATAGCAATATTCAGATTAATTACTATTTTTCTAAAAATAATTATTCAAAAAAAGAAAAATTATTTGTTACAAATATTGTAAATATTGTGATAAAAAATTTAATTTATATCGATTATTTAATTGAAAAATGTACTAGAAATATAAAAAAGAGAAAAATAAAACAACTTTTGAGAATTTCTGTAGCACAATTGTTTTTTATGGATTCTGACAACTCAGGAGTTGTTTTTGAGGCGGGAGAAATTGCTAAAATAATTAATTCACATCAAGTTGGATTTGTAAATGCAACTTTACAAAATGTTTTGAAAAATAAAGAAAAATTTGATCAAGAAATTCCAATGGATAAAAAAGACGGAATAGTTTATTCATATCCGCAGTGGTTTGTGAATAAACTAAAATCAGATTTTCCAGATGACTATTTAAAAATTATGAAATCTTATAAAAAAAGAAGTTTTCTTTCCGTGAGATACGATAAAAACAAATTTACAAAAGAAGAATTTGAAAATTTATTAAAAAAAATTGATACTCAAATTTTATTTTCTGTGGAAGAAGTTTATTATTTGTCCAATGCGAATATTTTTGAAACTGAAAATTTTAAAAGTGGAGAAATAGTTGTTCAAGATGCTTCTTCATATTTAGCGGTAAAAAATCTTGAAGTTTCACAAGATGATGTTGTTTTAGACGCTTGTAGTGCACCTGGTGGAAAATCACTTGCAATTTTACAGCTTTTTAATCCCCAAATTTTGATTTCTACTGATATTCATCATCATAAAATTAAGATTTTAGAAAATTTGAAAAATAAATATGGATATAAAAATTGGAAAATAGAATTGAATGATGCCACAAAAATTGAAAATTTAGACAAAAAATTTGATAAAATACTTTTGGATGTACCTTGTAGCGGACTTGGCGTACTTCGTAAAAAACCTGAAAAAATATATGAATTGGAATCGAATAATTTTAAAAGTCTTAAAAAAATTCAAAAGAAAATTTTTGAGAGCGCATTTAATTCGATAAAAAATGGTGGAGAAATTATTTACAGCACTTGTACTTTTTCAAAAAATGAAAATACTAATAATGTTAAATATTTTTTGGAAAAATATAAAAATTTGGAAATTAAAGAAGTTGCAATTCCAAAAAATATCAAGATTCTAAAAGACGAGTTTGGTGGCGTTTATATTTCTTATGAAAATGAATATTTGGATGGATTTTATATAGCAAAATTTAAAAAAGTAAAAAAATGTGATGGTGATTAA